From the genome of Amycolatopsis sp. NBC_01488, one region includes:
- a CDS encoding EAL domain-containing protein produces the protein MTAPHPRGDTPRQKPSAERAARRLGTLARKWGYLISTTAYLPHTPEEIERELAVLVGRLFEAVAGEQADLEEAAAAGARLAELRCVGADSLRRSLEVLGKALLREPELRRVDDLAERVVLVLGALSSGYGEMLREDIQKRQEGLSRALLKVEQETRQKQIITRAQFEEVFAGSASGVALTELDGRVLRANAALAKTLNRTPAEIAAMSLFDLVHPEEVEQLRASYAELVAGRLHRLRVGRRLIGKDGEPMWATFAASVVRDAVGTARQLITIVDDDTEVSLLQRRLSHQALHDVLTALPNRQFFSTRLENLLCDADPARGVTLFHLDLDGFSQITGGLGQDLGDRVLRGVAAKLKAVFDGEKALVARLGGDEFGVLVQNTADTPDVVTLVRRITHELAEPEYVDGHRGVGVSAGIGVVHRPPRDITPAELLRASDLTLRRVQRTGNQWGLYDRELDRRDRHDFALAAAMAGAWETGEIEVGYRPLVAAVDGSVRGVEARLRWTHPTEGVLPHETCVRLAGETGLALPLGTWLLRTAAGRVAAAGVAVPLTVELTTQQATDPELIGEIRGVLESAGLAPERLRPAFPAATLLADSGDAADNLKVLAEIGVGAEIHDFDDVTCLTEFPVRAVRVAARLVERREHPLVDRSLTALVEAAHLAGAEVGVAGVARADQREWWRDRGADRLSGPLFAGLPGGLPSC, from the coding sequence GTGACTGCTCCCCATCCCCGCGGTGACACCCCGCGGCAGAAGCCGTCCGCCGAACGCGCGGCGAGACGGCTCGGCACGCTCGCGCGCAAGTGGGGCTATCTGATCAGCACCACCGCGTACCTCCCGCACACGCCGGAGGAGATCGAGCGTGAGCTGGCCGTGCTGGTCGGGCGGCTGTTCGAAGCGGTCGCCGGCGAGCAAGCGGACCTCGAGGAGGCCGCGGCCGCGGGCGCCCGGCTCGCCGAACTGCGCTGCGTCGGCGCGGACAGCCTGCGCCGCAGCCTGGAGGTGCTCGGCAAGGCGCTGCTGCGCGAGCCGGAGCTGCGCCGGGTCGACGACCTGGCCGAGCGGGTCGTGCTGGTGCTCGGCGCGCTCAGCTCGGGCTACGGCGAGATGCTGCGCGAAGACATCCAGAAGCGTCAAGAAGGCCTGAGCCGCGCGTTGCTCAAGGTCGAGCAGGAGACGCGGCAGAAGCAGATCATCACGCGCGCGCAGTTCGAGGAGGTGTTCGCCGGCTCGGCCAGCGGCGTCGCGCTCACCGAGCTGGACGGCCGCGTGCTGCGGGCCAACGCCGCGCTCGCCAAGACGCTCAACCGCACGCCCGCCGAAATCGCCGCGATGAGCCTGTTCGACCTGGTCCACCCGGAGGAGGTCGAACAGCTGCGGGCGTCCTACGCCGAGCTGGTGGCCGGCCGGCTGCACCGGTTGCGCGTCGGCCGGCGGCTGATCGGCAAGGACGGCGAGCCGATGTGGGCGACCTTCGCCGCGTCGGTGGTCCGCGACGCGGTCGGCACGGCCCGGCAGCTCATCACGATCGTCGACGACGACACCGAGGTGTCGCTGCTGCAGCGGCGGCTGTCCCACCAGGCCCTCCACGACGTGCTCACCGCGCTGCCGAACCGGCAGTTCTTCAGCACCCGCCTGGAGAACCTGCTGTGCGACGCCGACCCGGCGCGGGGCGTCACGCTCTTCCACCTCGACCTCGACGGCTTTTCGCAGATCACCGGCGGGCTCGGCCAGGACCTGGGCGACCGCGTGCTGCGCGGGGTCGCCGCGAAGCTGAAGGCGGTCTTCGACGGCGAGAAGGCCCTCGTGGCGCGCCTCGGCGGCGACGAGTTCGGTGTGCTGGTGCAGAACACCGCGGACACGCCGGACGTGGTGACGCTCGTCCGCCGGATCACCCATGAGCTCGCGGAGCCGGAGTACGTCGACGGGCACCGCGGGGTCGGGGTGTCGGCCGGCATCGGCGTCGTCCACCGGCCACCGCGCGACATCACGCCGGCCGAGCTGCTGCGCGCGTCGGACCTGACGCTGCGCCGCGTGCAGCGGACCGGGAACCAGTGGGGCCTGTACGACCGTGAGCTCGACCGCCGCGACCGCCACGACTTCGCTCTTGCCGCGGCGATGGCGGGCGCGTGGGAGACCGGTGAGATCGAGGTCGGCTACCGGCCGCTGGTGGCCGCGGTGGACGGCTCGGTCCGCGGTGTCGAGGCGCGGCTGCGCTGGACCCATCCCACCGAAGGCGTGCTGCCGCACGAGACGTGCGTGCGGCTGGCGGGGGAGACGGGCCTGGCGCTCCCGCTGGGCACCTGGCTCCTGCGCACGGCGGCCGGGCGGGTCGCGGCGGCCGGCGTCGCCGTGCCGCTGACCGTCGAGCTGACCACGCAGCAGGCCACCGACCCCGAGCTGATCGGCGAGATCCGCGGCGTGCTGGAGTCCGCCGGCCTGGCGCCGGAGCGCCTGCGCCCAGCGTTCCCGGCCGCGACCCTGCTCGCGGACTCCGGCGACGCGGCCGACAACCTCAAGGTGCTCGCCGAAATCGGCGTGGGCGCGGAGATCCACGACTTCGACGACGTCACCTGCCTCACCGAGTTCCCGGTGCGCGCGGTCCGCGTCGCGGCCCGGCTCGTGGAGCGCCGGGAGCACCCGCTGGTGGACCGCTCGCTGACGGCGCTGGTCGAAGCGGCCCACCTGGCCGGAGCGGAGGTCGGCGTGGCCGGCGTCGCGCGCGCGGACCAGCGCGAGTGGTGGCGGGACCGCGGCGCGGACCGGCTGTCGGGTCCGTTGTTCGCCGGTCTCCCCGGCGGACTGCCGTCCTGCTGA
- a CDS encoding nitroreductase family protein has translation MTYRPVPYRPARVPAAEAVAEAAALRQRMEARRSVRMFSSDPVPERAVLDAIAVASTAPSGAHQQPWTFVLVTDPAVRRTIREAAEAEERISYDGRLGDEWLEALRPLGTDAVKPHLTDAPYLIVVFQQRFALDDDGGVHKHYYVDESVGIAVGMLLTALQVAGLAALTHTPSPMRFLGDLLGRPRNERAFAVIPVGYPADDCVVPDLRRKSLDEVLVRI, from the coding sequence ATGACGTATCGCCCCGTCCCGTACCGGCCGGCCCGCGTGCCCGCCGCCGAAGCCGTTGCGGAGGCCGCCGCACTGCGGCAGCGGATGGAAGCGCGGCGCTCGGTCCGGATGTTCTCCTCCGACCCCGTCCCCGAGCGCGCGGTGCTCGACGCGATCGCGGTGGCCTCCACGGCTCCCAGCGGCGCGCACCAGCAGCCGTGGACCTTCGTCCTCGTCACCGATCCCGCGGTGCGCCGGACGATCCGTGAGGCCGCCGAGGCGGAGGAGCGGATCTCCTACGACGGCCGGCTCGGCGACGAGTGGCTCGAGGCGTTGCGGCCGCTCGGCACGGACGCGGTGAAGCCGCACCTGACCGACGCGCCGTACCTGATCGTCGTGTTCCAGCAACGGTTCGCGCTCGACGACGACGGCGGCGTCCACAAGCACTACTACGTCGACGAGTCGGTGGGCATCGCGGTCGGCATGCTGCTGACGGCGTTGCAGGTGGCCGGCCTCGCGGCGCTGACGCACACGCCGTCGCCGATGCGGTTCCTCGGCGATCTGCTCGGCCGGCCCCGCAACGAACGGGCGTTCGCGGTGATCCCGGTCGGCTACCCGGCCGACGACTGCGTGGTGCCGGACCTGCGGCGCAAGTCGCTCGACGAGGTGCTGGTCCGGATCTGA
- a CDS encoding (Fe-S)-binding protein, which translates to MLVRLILGLLMTVVGLAVAGKRVAFLYRLIKAGQPDTKRSDDLGARLLAQVREVFGQRKLLKWSVPGLAHFFTFWGFVILASVYLEAYGALFDEKFAIPWIGHWAVLGFLQDFIAVAVAVSLGVFTVIRIRNAPERKQRASRFYGSHTGGAWLILVMIFNVVWTMFFFRGASSASGNFPYRSGAYVSLGVGNLLEPLGHSTTEVLETVGLLLHIGVMLVFLSIVLYSKHLHIFVAPINVSAKRLPDALGPLLPMESGGKPIDFEDPGEDDTFGRGKIGDFTWKGMLDFATCTECGRCQSQCPAWNTGKPLSPKLVIMNLRDNLFEEAPYILAGTEHEGARPLVGPEEDGAVIDPDVLWSCTTCGACVEQCPVDIEHVDHIVDMRRYQVMIESAFPTELGGLFKNLETKGNPWGQNNSERLAWTKDLGFDVPVFDGELAEDVEYVYWVGCAGAFDDQARKTVRATAELLHIAGVKYVVLGKEESCTGDPARRAGNEFLFQMMAQQTAETLNAVFEGREPRLRKIVTTCPHCLNTLGREYPDLDGHYEVVHHTQLLNRLVRGGQLTPVKPVEDGPRVTYHDPCYLGRHNKVYTPPRELVGATGASLEEMPRHADRALCCGAGGARMWMEEQIGKRINLERVDEAIATDAETIVTGCPFCRVMLTDGLVQRQSEQKAENVDVRDVAQLLLERVKAPEAAPKP; encoded by the coding sequence GTGCTCGTTCGTCTCATCCTCGGCCTGCTCATGACGGTCGTCGGCCTCGCCGTCGCCGGCAAGCGGGTGGCCTTCCTGTACCGGCTGATCAAGGCCGGCCAGCCCGACACCAAGCGGTCGGACGACCTGGGCGCCCGCCTCCTCGCGCAGGTGCGCGAGGTGTTCGGCCAGCGCAAGCTCCTGAAGTGGTCGGTGCCCGGCCTGGCGCACTTCTTCACGTTCTGGGGCTTCGTGATCCTCGCTTCGGTGTACCTCGAGGCGTACGGCGCGCTGTTCGACGAGAAGTTCGCGATCCCGTGGATCGGCCACTGGGCGGTGCTGGGTTTCCTGCAGGACTTCATCGCCGTCGCCGTGGCCGTGTCGCTGGGCGTGTTCACGGTGATCCGCATCCGCAACGCCCCCGAGCGCAAGCAACGCGCGTCCCGGTTCTACGGCTCGCACACCGGCGGCGCGTGGCTGATCCTCGTCATGATCTTCAACGTCGTCTGGACGATGTTCTTCTTCCGCGGCGCGTCCTCGGCGTCCGGCAACTTCCCGTACCGCTCGGGCGCGTACGTCTCGCTCGGCGTCGGGAACCTCCTCGAGCCGCTCGGGCACTCGACGACCGAGGTGCTCGAGACGGTCGGGCTGCTGCTGCACATCGGCGTCATGCTGGTGTTCCTGTCGATCGTGCTGTACTCCAAGCACCTGCACATCTTCGTGGCGCCGATCAACGTCTCGGCGAAGCGGCTGCCGGACGCGCTCGGCCCGCTGCTGCCGATGGAGTCCGGCGGCAAGCCGATCGACTTCGAGGACCCGGGCGAGGACGACACGTTCGGCCGCGGCAAGATCGGCGACTTCACGTGGAAGGGCATGCTGGATTTCGCCACGTGCACCGAGTGCGGCCGCTGCCAGTCGCAGTGCCCGGCGTGGAACACCGGGAAGCCGTTGTCGCCCAAGCTCGTCATCATGAACCTGCGCGACAACCTGTTCGAAGAGGCGCCGTACATCCTGGCGGGGACCGAGCACGAGGGCGCGCGCCCGCTGGTCGGCCCGGAAGAGGACGGCGCCGTCATCGACCCGGACGTGCTCTGGTCGTGCACCACCTGCGGCGCGTGCGTCGAGCAGTGCCCGGTGGACATCGAGCACGTCGACCACATCGTCGACATGCGCCGGTACCAGGTGATGATCGAGTCGGCGTTCCCGACCGAGCTGGGCGGGCTGTTCAAGAACCTGGAGACCAAGGGCAACCCGTGGGGCCAGAACAACTCCGAGCGGCTGGCCTGGACGAAGGACCTCGGCTTCGACGTCCCGGTGTTCGACGGCGAGCTCGCGGAAGACGTCGAATACGTCTACTGGGTCGGCTGCGCGGGCGCGTTCGACGACCAGGCGCGCAAGACGGTCCGCGCGACGGCCGAGCTGCTGCACATCGCCGGGGTCAAGTACGTGGTGCTCGGCAAGGAGGAGTCCTGCACGGGCGACCCGGCGCGCCGGGCGGGCAACGAGTTCCTGTTCCAGATGATGGCGCAGCAGACGGCGGAGACGCTCAACGCGGTGTTCGAGGGCCGCGAGCCGCGGCTGCGGAAGATCGTCACGACGTGCCCGCACTGCCTCAACACGCTGGGCCGCGAGTACCCGGACCTGGACGGCCACTACGAGGTGGTCCACCACACGCAGCTGCTCAACCGCCTGGTCCGCGGCGGTCAGCTGACCCCGGTCAAGCCGGTCGAGGACGGCCCCCGCGTGACCTACCACGACCCGTGCTACCTCGGGCGTCACAACAAGGTCTACACGCCGCCCCGCGAGCTGGTCGGCGCGACGGGCGCTTCTCTCGAGGAAATGCCGCGGCACGCGGACCGCGCGCTGTGCTGCGGTGCGGGCGGCGCACGCATGTGGATGGAGGAGCAGATCGGCAAGCGCATCAACCTGGAGCGCGTGGACGAAGCGATCGCGACGGACGCGGAGACGATCGTGACGGGCTGCCCGTTCTGCCGGGTGATGCTGACCGACGGGTTGGTGCAGCGCCAGAGCGAGCAGAAGGCGGAGAACGTCGACGTCCGCGATGTGGCGCAGCTGCTGCTGGAACGGGTGAAGGCTCCGGAAGCCGCGCCGAAGCCCTGA
- a CDS encoding FHA domain-containing protein, translated as MEHPVTIETLEGAVARLDVRRGSWLVGRGPEADLRLYSNRVSPRHAWLRRDARGTWVSDGGSRGGTRVNGEALAPRQARLLRDGDRVSFGPITTVYSDLQAAGDDQPEFAVVPAARTGTVALMVGPVLFVTGFGFGAARVLKHFDARPEFGVTLLLVGLALSALGLVRARRRRVR; from the coding sequence ATGGAACACCCAGTGACGATCGAGACGCTCGAAGGGGCTGTTGCGCGGCTGGACGTGCGGCGCGGATCGTGGCTCGTCGGTCGCGGGCCGGAAGCGGACCTCCGGCTGTATTCGAACCGGGTGAGCCCGCGGCACGCCTGGCTCCGGCGTGACGCGCGCGGGACCTGGGTGTCCGACGGCGGGTCCCGCGGCGGCACGCGCGTCAACGGGGAAGCTCTGGCGCCGAGGCAGGCGCGGCTGCTGCGCGACGGCGACCGGGTTTCCTTCGGTCCCATCACCACCGTCTACTCGGACCTCCAGGCGGCCGGGGACGACCAGCCGGAGTTCGCCGTGGTGCCCGCCGCGCGGACGGGCACCGTCGCGCTGATGGTCGGCCCGGTCCTGTTCGTGACCGGGTTCGGCTTCGGGGCGGCCCGCGTGCTCAAGCACTTCGACGCCCGGCCGGAGTTCGGGGTCACGCTCCTTCTGGTGGGGCTCGCACTCTCGGCGCTCGGACTCGTGCGGGCACGCCGGAGAAGAGTGCGTTAG
- a CDS encoding MFS transporter yields the protein MTGSMPRKAALAAWIGSALEYYDFFIYGTAAALVFNKVFFPASSPATGTLLALATFGVGYLARPVGAFILGHVGDRFGRKRVLVFTLLLMGAATFAVGCLPTYGAVGVLAPILLVVLRLLQGLSAAGEQAGANSMSLEHAPERRRAYFTSFTLSGTQAGQILATAIFLPVAALPQDQLLTWGWRVPFWCSAAVVVVGFVIRRKLDETPVFERTEVAKLPVAVLFRDHWADVLRVVVAATIASVSTIFTVFALSYAVNTIGLARTPMLWVGVLANIVALAAIPLLAGLADRVGRKPVFITGCLLCGVLIFPYLWSISIGSYALLFVLGIALFGVAYSGVNGVWPALYGEMFTARVRLSGMAIGTQVGFAVAGFAPSVVAAIGSAKQDWLGVAIFTAVVCVLAAAAAATARETFRVPTAQLGSRVPAVSSPSTVVASTVDG from the coding sequence GTGACCGGATCGATGCCCCGCAAGGCGGCGCTGGCCGCCTGGATCGGCAGCGCGCTCGAGTACTACGACTTCTTCATCTACGGGACCGCCGCCGCACTGGTCTTCAACAAGGTCTTCTTCCCCGCCTCCTCCCCCGCGACGGGCACGCTGCTGGCCCTGGCCACCTTCGGCGTCGGCTACCTGGCCCGGCCGGTCGGCGCGTTCATCCTCGGCCACGTCGGCGACCGCTTCGGCCGCAAGCGCGTCCTCGTGTTCACGCTGCTGCTGATGGGCGCGGCGACGTTCGCCGTCGGCTGCCTGCCGACGTACGGCGCGGTGGGCGTGCTCGCGCCGATCCTGCTGGTCGTCTTGCGGCTGCTGCAGGGACTTTCCGCGGCCGGCGAGCAGGCGGGCGCGAACTCGATGTCGCTCGAACACGCCCCGGAACGGCGCCGCGCGTACTTCACCAGCTTCACCCTGAGCGGCACGCAGGCTGGCCAGATCCTGGCGACCGCGATCTTCCTCCCGGTCGCCGCGCTGCCGCAGGACCAGCTGCTGACGTGGGGCTGGCGGGTGCCGTTCTGGTGCAGCGCGGCGGTCGTGGTGGTCGGGTTCGTCATCCGCCGCAAGCTCGACGAGACGCCGGTGTTCGAACGCACCGAGGTCGCGAAGCTGCCGGTCGCCGTCCTCTTCCGCGACCACTGGGCGGACGTGCTGCGGGTGGTCGTCGCGGCGACGATCGCGTCGGTGAGCACGATCTTCACGGTGTTCGCGCTGAGCTACGCGGTCAACACGATCGGCCTGGCCCGCACGCCGATGCTGTGGGTCGGCGTGCTGGCCAACATCGTGGCGCTGGCGGCGATCCCGCTGCTGGCCGGGCTCGCCGACCGCGTCGGGCGCAAGCCGGTGTTCATCACCGGGTGCCTCCTGTGCGGCGTGCTGATCTTCCCCTACCTGTGGTCGATCTCGATCGGCTCGTACGCGCTGCTGTTCGTGCTCGGCATCGCGCTGTTCGGCGTGGCGTACTCCGGGGTCAACGGCGTCTGGCCCGCACTGTACGGCGAGATGTTCACCGCCCGCGTCCGCCTGTCGGGCATGGCGATCGGCACCCAGGTCGGCTTCGCGGTGGCGGGGTTCGCGCCGAGCGTGGTGGCGGCGATCGGCTCGGCCAAGCAGGACTGGCTGGGCGTCGCGATCTTCACGGCAGTGGTCTGCGTGCTGGCGGCGGCCGCCGCGGCGACGGCCCGGGAGACCTTCCGGGTGCCGACCGCCCAGCTCGGCAGCCGGGTTCCGGCGGTGTCGTCACCGTCCACTGTGGTCGCTTCCACTGTGGACGGCTAA
- a CDS encoding TetR/AcrR family transcriptional regulator: MAAPSSEAERQRDKERTRADILAVATREFADKGYTGARVDEIAARTSTTKRMIYYYFGGKEQLYLAVLEKAYLTIRALEKHVDVERLDPEDALRQLAALTFDHHEANPDFIRLVSIENIHRAEHLAQSEILPGLADPALGGITRILQRGREAGRFRADADALDVHMVISSFCVFRLANRHTFQAIFSRDLLDPARRAHYRKMLGDLVIDYLTA, from the coding sequence GTGGCCGCACCGTCGTCGGAGGCCGAGCGCCAGCGCGACAAGGAACGAACTCGTGCGGACATCCTCGCGGTGGCCACCCGGGAGTTCGCCGACAAGGGCTACACCGGCGCCCGCGTCGACGAGATCGCCGCCCGCACCAGCACGACCAAGCGGATGATCTACTACTACTTCGGCGGCAAGGAACAGCTGTACCTCGCCGTGCTGGAGAAGGCGTACCTCACGATCCGCGCGCTGGAGAAGCACGTCGACGTCGAGCGCCTGGACCCGGAGGACGCGCTACGGCAGCTGGCGGCGCTGACCTTCGACCACCACGAAGCCAACCCCGACTTCATCCGGCTGGTCAGCATCGAAAACATCCATCGCGCGGAACACCTGGCGCAGTCGGAGATCCTGCCCGGCCTGGCCGACCCGGCCCTCGGCGGCATCACCCGGATCCTCCAGCGCGGCCGCGAGGCCGGCCGCTTCCGCGCCGACGCCGACGCGCTCGACGTGCACATGGTGATCAGCTCGTTCTGCGTGTTCCGCCTCGCGAACCGGCACACGTTCCAGGCGATCTTCAGTCGCGACCTGCTCGACCCGGCCCGGCGTGCGCACTACCGGAAGATGCTCGGCGACCTGGTGATCGACTACTTGACGGCCTGA
- a CDS encoding shikimate dehydrogenase: MTSYLIGLVGSGIGPSASPALHEREADELGLRYLYRRLDLDVLRRPVADVLAAARLAGFDGLNVTHPAKQEVLPHLDELSPEAAALGAVNTVVFEHGRAIGHNTDATGFARSLTRGFPDVRRDDVVLLGAGGAGAAVAHALLSLGTGRLTIHDVDSERSAKLVDALRRRFGASRAETGDLDAVRRADGLVHATPTGMAAHPGSPIPARLLRPELWVADIVYRPLETALLADARARGCRVLHGGGMVVLQAAESFRLFTGVEPDPARMLRHFDALEGKTARAA; the protein is encoded by the coding sequence GTGACCAGCTACCTGATCGGACTCGTCGGCTCGGGCATCGGGCCGTCCGCCAGCCCGGCGCTGCACGAGCGGGAAGCCGACGAGCTCGGCCTCCGCTACCTCTACCGCCGCCTGGACCTCGACGTGCTGCGCCGCCCGGTCGCCGACGTCCTCGCCGCCGCCCGGCTGGCCGGGTTCGACGGGCTCAACGTCACCCACCCGGCCAAGCAGGAAGTCCTCCCGCACCTCGACGAGCTGTCGCCCGAAGCCGCAGCGCTCGGCGCGGTCAACACCGTCGTCTTCGAGCACGGCCGCGCGATCGGGCACAACACCGACGCGACCGGCTTCGCGCGCAGCCTCACCCGCGGCTTCCCGGACGTCCGCAGGGACGACGTCGTCCTCCTCGGCGCGGGCGGCGCGGGCGCGGCGGTCGCGCACGCGCTGCTCTCGCTGGGCACCGGCCGGCTCACGATCCACGACGTCGACAGCGAGCGGAGCGCGAAGCTCGTCGACGCGCTGCGGCGGAGGTTCGGCGCGTCCCGGGCCGAGACCGGCGACCTCGACGCCGTCCGCCGCGCGGACGGCCTGGTGCACGCCACGCCGACCGGGATGGCCGCCCACCCCGGCTCGCCGATCCCGGCCCGGCTGCTGCGACCGGAGCTGTGGGTGGCCGACATCGTCTACCGGCCGCTGGAAACCGCGCTGCTCGCCGACGCCCGCGCCCGCGGCTGCCGCGTCCTGCACGGCGGCGGCATGGTCGTGCTGCAGGCCGCCGAGTCGTTCCGGCTGTTCACCGGCGTCGAGCCGGACCCGGCGCGGATGCTGCGCCACTTCGACGCCCTCGAAGGGAAGACCGCCCGTGCTGCCTGA
- a CDS encoding sugar phosphate isomerase/epimerase and 4-hydroxyphenylpyruvate domain-containing protein, translating to MLPEPRTAIATVCLSGTLEDKLAAAASAGFDGVELFENDLLVSPSSPAEIRRRCADLGLSIDLYQPFRDFEAVPPDRHAANLRRARHKFDVLAELGTGTVLVCSSVAPDAIDDDELAAEQLHALAELAGERGMRIAYEALAWGKHVSGYEHAWRIVRRAAHPALGVCLDSFHILSRGHDPAPIRAIPGDKIFFLQLADAPKLPMDVLPWSRHHRLFPGQGDFDLTAFTGHVLAAGYRGPLSLEVFNDVFRQADPRPAAVDAMRSLLALKESLGVLAIPAAPVLTGHEFAEVVTDPGAGRVLASLGFARTGVHRTKPVELWEQGKARVVVNEGGAAHGAVGAVALASTDPARSARRAEALLAPVLPRVRGPREADLASVTAPDGTEVFLCGSDDWRGDFVPTGETAAGAGILGIDHVALTQPFDHFDEAALFYRSVFGLTPSPVVEFAAPFGLVRSRAMAAGEVRLTLDSALVRRGEWAPAVPEPQHVAFACTDALAAAAAMRSAGAPLLDIPANYYDDLEARLDLPARRLAELREHSVLYDRDEQGEFLHFYTALAGARVFFEVVQRIGGYRGYGVVNAPVRMAAHRARRGAGAPVKTPA from the coding sequence GTGCTGCCTGAACCGCGCACCGCGATCGCCACGGTCTGCCTGTCCGGCACCCTCGAAGACAAGCTCGCCGCGGCCGCCTCGGCCGGCTTCGACGGCGTCGAGCTGTTCGAGAACGACCTGCTCGTCTCGCCGTCGAGCCCGGCCGAGATCCGCCGCCGCTGCGCCGACCTCGGCCTGTCGATCGACCTCTACCAGCCGTTCCGCGACTTCGAGGCGGTCCCGCCGGACCGCCACGCGGCCAACCTCCGGCGCGCGCGGCACAAGTTCGACGTCCTGGCCGAACTCGGCACCGGCACCGTGTTGGTCTGCTCGTCCGTGGCGCCGGACGCGATCGACGACGACGAGCTGGCCGCCGAGCAGCTGCACGCGCTGGCGGAGCTGGCCGGCGAGCGCGGCATGCGGATCGCGTACGAGGCGTTGGCCTGGGGCAAGCACGTCAGCGGGTACGAGCACGCGTGGCGGATCGTGCGCCGCGCCGCGCACCCCGCGCTCGGCGTGTGCCTGGACAGCTTCCACATCCTGTCGAGGGGCCACGATCCGGCGCCGATCCGCGCGATCCCCGGCGACAAGATCTTCTTCCTGCAGCTGGCCGACGCGCCGAAGCTGCCGATGGACGTCCTGCCGTGGAGCCGGCACCACCGGCTCTTCCCCGGTCAGGGCGACTTCGACCTGACGGCGTTCACCGGGCACGTGCTGGCCGCGGGCTATCGCGGGCCGCTGTCCCTGGAGGTCTTCAACGACGTCTTCCGCCAGGCCGACCCACGCCCGGCCGCGGTCGACGCGATGCGCTCGCTGCTGGCGTTGAAGGAGTCCTTGGGCGTGCTCGCGATCCCGGCCGCGCCGGTGCTGACCGGGCACGAGTTCGCCGAGGTCGTCACCGACCCCGGCGCGGGGCGGGTGCTCGCGTCGCTGGGGTTCGCGCGCACCGGCGTGCACCGGACCAAGCCGGTCGAGCTGTGGGAGCAGGGCAAGGCCCGCGTGGTGGTCAACGAGGGCGGGGCGGCGCACGGCGCCGTCGGCGCGGTGGCGCTGGCCAGCACCGACCCGGCCCGCTCGGCCCGCCGGGCGGAAGCACTGCTGGCACCGGTGCTGCCGCGGGTGCGCGGGCCGCGCGAGGCGGACCTGGCGTCGGTCACGGCGCCGGACGGTACCGAGGTGTTCCTGTGCGGCAGCGACGACTGGCGCGGCGACTTCGTGCCGACCGGCGAGACGGCGGCGGGTGCGGGCATCCTCGGCATCGATCACGTGGCGCTCACCCAGCCGTTCGACCACTTCGACGAGGCGGCGCTGTTCTACCGGTCGGTGTTCGGGCTGACGCCGTCCCCGGTGGTCGAGTTCGCGGCGCCGTTCGGGCTGGTCCGCAGCCGCGCGATGGCGGCGGGGGAGGTCCGGCTGACGCTGGACAGCGCCCTGGTCCGCCGCGGCGAATGGGCGCCGGCGGTACCCGAACCGCAGCACGTGGCGTTCGCCTGCACGGACGCACTGGCGGCGGCCGCGGCGATGCGGTCCGCCGGCGCGCCGCTGCTGGACATCCCGGCCAACTACTACGACGACCTGGAGGCCCGGCTGGACCTGCCGGCGAGGCGGCTGGCGGAACTGCGGGAGCACTCGGTGCTCTACGACCGGGACGAGCAGGGGGAGTTCCTGCACTTCTACACGGCGCTGGCCGGGGCGCGGGTGTTCTTCGAGGTGGTGCAGCGGATCGGCGGGTACCGCGGGTACGGCGTGGTCAACGCGCCGGTGCGGATGGCCGCGCACCGGGCCCGCCGCGGCGCCGGCGCACCGGTGAAAACACCGGCCTGA